The Alysiella filiformis sequence ATTACCGAACACGTTTTGCGCGATTATGCCGATTTGTCGGCACATGAAGTGTACGCTTGCGGCTCGCCAGCCATGGTGCAAAGCAGCAAACAAGCCTTGGTGCAACAAGCCAAGTTGCCCGAAAAAGCCTTTTACAGCGATGCGTTTACACCGCACGTTTGATTTTCAGTACACGACAATTTTTGATTTGCCATGAACCTGCGCCTCCCCTCGCCAGATGGGGGAGGGACAGATGCTCCATATTTTCGCAAAAAAAAAGCGGCATGGTCGCCCATGCCGCAAACACACACATCAAGAGGAATCTGAAATCACATTATTGTTTGTGGTTTTGGCTATCGCGTTCAGCCTGCTTTTTTACCCAAAAGAACAAGAACACCGCGATGACCACCACCATTAAAATCGTTACCAAAGAAAACAAACCAAATGGCGTGGATAACATATATTGAAACACGTCCATAACATTTCCTTTTTGTTAAGATATTCAAACAACAAGGGCATTATCAGTTAAGTTTGGCAAATTTGTTTTGACCTAAATCAATATTATCTGCCAATGGCGATTCATTTTATCTTGCTGGTGTATGAAAACAACAAATTCAAGACACAAAATCAATCATCTTGAAACACAATTACAACAAATCATTTAAAGCAGCCTGAAAACATTCCACCAAATACAGCGTTTCGCCATTGAGCGTAAACCACGACCGCCGTGCCAATAAACCATTGGGCAATAAAGCAAATTGCAGTTCGCTGCGTTGCACGTTCAAGCTGCCTGAAAACAAAATCGTGCCAAGCGAAGTGTTGCCGCAATGCAAAATGTCGCGCCATGCCGATGTGGTTTCGCACAAACTTTGCGCTTGCACCACCATTTTGTCGTTTAAAAACAAGCTGACTTGGCGCGTGAACAGCGTTTCAGGCAGCCTGAAATCGGCAAAATGGGGGAAAGATTGCGTTTCGCCCAATTTGTCCAGTTGCACGGCAAAATTGCCGCGTTGCGACAAGGCTTGGGTTAAACTTTCGGCAGTGGCAATGGCGTGGATTGCGTGGGCGGATTGGGGAAAATTTGTTTGCCAAATCAACATATTGTTCTCAAAAATCATTTCATGGAAAAGGGCGGATATGAAATCCGCCCCCACAACAATTTCAATTTTCAGGCAGCCTGAAAAGATTTACGCGATTTGCGTTTGATGTTCATCGCCCACACGTTTGCGGATTTTGCCCAAACGGTACACCGTTTCGCCTTGTGCAGCCAAAAATTCAGCCGCTTTGTCCGCATTTTCGGGCGATACAATCACCACCATGCCCACGCCACAGTTGAACGTGCGGTACATTTCCGCCGTTTCCACATTGCCGCCTTGTTGTAACCATTGGAATAATTTGGGCAATTCCCAAGATTTCGCGTCAATTTGCGCCACGCAATTTTCAGGCAGCACGCGCGGTACATTTTCGGTAATGCCGCCACCTGTGATGTGTGCCATGCCTTTGATTTCAAATTCTTTTAAGGCTGCCAAAATCGGTTTCACATACAAACGGGTTGGCGCAATAATCGCTTGACGCAAAGTTTTGTCGCCATCAAAAGGCGCGTCCAAATCGGGATTATCACGCGCCAAAATTTTGCGAACCAGCGAATAGCCGTTGGAATGCGCCCCATTGCTCGCCAAACCCAACACCACGTCGCCTGCTTTGATGTTGCGCCCGTTGATGATTTGCGAT is a genomic window containing:
- the purM gene encoding phosphoribosylformylglycinamidine cyclo-ligase; its protein translation is MTQESLSYRDAGVDIDAGDQLVENIKPFAKRTMRPEVLGDLGGFGALVEISKKYQNPVLVSGTDGVGTKLKLAFEWDKHDTVGIDLVAMSVNDILVQGAEPLFFLDYFACGKLDVARATDVIKGIAQGCEESGCALIGGETAEMPSMYPDGEYDLAGFAVGVVEKSQIINGRNIKAGDVVLGLASNGAHSNGYSLVRKILARDNPDLDAPFDGDKTLRQAIIAPTRLYVKPILAALKEFEIKGMAHITGGGITENVPRVLPENCVAQIDAKSWELPKLFQWLQQGGNVETAEMYRTFNCGVGMVVIVSPENADKAAEFLAAQGETVYRLGKIRKRVGDEHQTQIA
- a CDS encoding DUF3149 domain-containing protein produces the protein MDVFQYMLSTPFGLFSLVTILMVVVIAVFLFFWVKKQAERDSQNHKQ
- a CDS encoding chorismate--pyruvate lyase family protein, which produces MLIWQTNFPQSAHAIHAIATAESLTQALSQRGNFAVQLDKLGETQSFPHFADFRLPETLFTRQVSLFLNDKMVVQAQSLCETTSAWRDILHCGNTSLGTILFSGSLNVQRSELQFALLPNGLLARRSWFTLNGETLYLVECFQAALNDLL